The following proteins are co-located in the Billgrantia tianxiuensis genome:
- a CDS encoding RDD family protein, with translation MQRRFDQLDDVWPAGLARRLGAMLYDAFLVAAIWILITVLHVAFVRYVLGMGAEEVGAGTPQRLTLQLLLLVGAFLFFAFSWMRGGMTLGMQAWRLRVQTRDGHSITLAQSLVRYVVAWLSLAAFGLGYLWVLFDTERRSWPDIVSGTRVVVLPKAKRGRK, from the coding sequence ATGCAACGACGTTTCGATCAACTCGACGATGTGTGGCCTGCCGGCCTCGCCCGTCGCTTGGGCGCCATGCTCTATGATGCCTTTCTGGTGGCGGCGATCTGGATTCTGATTACCGTGCTGCACGTGGCATTCGTGCGCTACGTGCTGGGCATGGGCGCCGAGGAGGTTGGGGCGGGAACGCCGCAGCGTCTTACGCTGCAGTTGCTGCTGCTGGTGGGCGCCTTTCTGTTCTTCGCTTTCTCCTGGATGCGGGGCGGCATGACGCTGGGCATGCAGGCCTGGCGCCTGCGCGTGCAAACCCGCGACGGTCATTCGATCACGCTGGCGCAGAGCCTGGTGCGCTATGTGGTGGCCTGGCTGTCGCTGGCCGCCTTTGGCCTCGGTTATCTCTGGGTGCTGTTCGACACCGAGCGCCGCAGCTGGCCGGATATCGTCTCGGGAACGCGCGTGGTGGTGTTGCCCAAGGCGAAACGCGGACGGAAATGA
- the lptG gene encoding LPS export ABC transporter permease LptG: MLTDRLDRYIARNVLGAIIVVQVVLLGLDLVISYINDLDDVEGGYGAFQVLLYLLMRLPWRFYQYAPVAVLIGALIGLGSMASSNELTVMRAAGRSLTRILWGVMKPIILVVAVVLLIAEYVSPRTEQFASAWRLEQMQGEGAVLVQHGGWQREGDSVYRFGAIRADDTVLDLTRYRFEGRELREATTAERAVWRDGDWMMEEVATTRFFDDRTEAERLAEQPWQTNLTPAQLNRLLLPINSQAPSELWAYARFLHSQGLQATQPLLYFWQKMLMPLTMASLVLVAASFVFGPLRTVAAGTRVFYGVVVGLSFKYLQDLLAPASTVFGFSPVWAVLAPTLLSAALGLYLLRRTG; this comes from the coding sequence ATGCTGACGGATCGTCTCGATCGCTATATCGCTCGCAACGTGCTGGGCGCGATCATCGTCGTCCAGGTGGTGCTGCTCGGCCTCGACCTGGTGATTTCGTATATCAACGACCTCGACGACGTGGAGGGGGGGTACGGCGCCTTCCAGGTGCTGCTCTACCTGTTGATGCGCCTGCCCTGGCGCTTCTACCAGTACGCCCCGGTGGCGGTGTTGATCGGGGCACTGATCGGCCTGGGCAGCATGGCCTCGAGCAACGAGCTGACGGTGATGCGTGCCGCGGGGCGCTCGCTGACGCGCATTCTATGGGGGGTGATGAAGCCCATCATCCTGGTGGTGGCGGTGGTGCTGCTGATCGCTGAATACGTCAGCCCGCGCACCGAGCAGTTCGCCAGCGCTTGGCGTCTGGAGCAGATGCAGGGTGAGGGAGCGGTGCTGGTTCAGCATGGAGGCTGGCAGCGGGAGGGCGACAGCGTCTACCGCTTCGGCGCCATTCGTGCCGACGACACCGTACTCGACCTGACCCGCTACCGCTTCGAGGGGCGTGAGCTGCGCGAGGCTACCACGGCGGAGCGTGCCGTGTGGCGCGACGGCGACTGGATGATGGAGGAAGTGGCCACCACCCGCTTCTTCGATGACCGCACCGAGGCTGAGCGTCTTGCCGAGCAGCCGTGGCAGACCAACCTGACGCCTGCCCAACTCAATCGTTTGCTGCTGCCGATCAACAGCCAGGCCCCCAGTGAGCTGTGGGCCTATGCACGCTTCCTGCACAGCCAGGGGCTGCAGGCGACCCAGCCACTGCTCTACTTCTGGCAGAAGATGCTGATGCCATTGACCATGGCCTCGCTGGTCCTGGTGGCGGCTTCGTTCGTGTTCGGCCCGCTGCGCACCGTGGCGGCGGGCACGCGGGTGTTTTACGGGGTGGTCGTCGGGCTGTCGTTCAAGTACCTGCAGGACCTTCTGGCACCGGCCTCGACGGTGTTTGGTTTCTCCCCTGTCTGGGCGGTGCTGGCGCCGACCCTGCTCAGCGCGGCACTGGGACTTTACCTGCTGCGCCGCACCGGCTGA
- a CDS encoding leucyl aminopeptidase: MEFPVQTANPAKAEAACLVVPVFKDGDLLPAAAKLDDASERLIGQLIERGDFDAKLGNVQLIPFAPGLGADRLLLVGLGERDKCQERAFIKALDAAFSSVAGMMIEDVAVAFTDVPVPERSVAWKSRMTAEAVHRAVYRFDEFKSEKAPRPRLDKVTLLLSDADTTDEAREGARIGDAVGQGVAYTRTLGNLPGNVCTPSYLAEQAEQLGRESSGTLEVEILDEAALEELGAHSLLSVGRGSEQPSRLIVMKYQGAESADEAPHVLVGKGITFDTGGISLKPGEAMDEMKFDMCGAASVFGTAKAMLGIRPKLNLVFIVAAAENMPDGRATKPGDIIKTLKGLTVEVLNTDAEGRLVLCDALTYAERFEPASVVDIATLTGAAIIALGHHATGLLSNDDDLALDLLDAGEAAWDRAWHLPLWDEYKEQLDSNFADMANIGGRPAGTITAACFLSRFADKFPWAHLDIAGTAWTSGKQKGASGRPVGLLTQYLLDREEEARQVESDS, translated from the coding sequence ATGGAATTCCCAGTTCAGACGGCCAATCCCGCCAAGGCCGAAGCGGCCTGCCTCGTGGTACCGGTTTTCAAGGACGGCGACCTGCTGCCCGCCGCCGCCAAGCTCGACGATGCCAGCGAGCGGCTGATCGGCCAACTGATCGAGCGCGGCGACTTCGACGCCAAGCTGGGCAACGTACAGCTGATTCCTTTTGCCCCCGGTCTCGGCGCCGATCGCTTGCTGCTGGTGGGCCTGGGTGAGCGCGACAAGTGCCAGGAACGTGCCTTCATCAAGGCGCTGGACGCCGCTTTCTCCAGCGTTGCCGGGATGATGATCGAGGACGTTGCGGTGGCCTTCACTGACGTGCCGGTGCCGGAGCGCAGCGTGGCCTGGAAGAGCCGCATGACCGCCGAGGCCGTACATCGCGCCGTCTACCGTTTCGACGAGTTCAAGTCGGAGAAGGCCCCGCGCCCGCGGCTCGACAAGGTCACTCTGCTGCTCAGCGACGCCGACACCACGGACGAGGCACGCGAGGGTGCGCGCATCGGCGATGCCGTGGGCCAGGGCGTGGCCTATACCCGCACCCTGGGCAACCTGCCGGGCAACGTCTGCACGCCGAGCTATCTGGCCGAGCAGGCCGAACAGCTCGGCCGCGAGTCGAGTGGAACTCTCGAGGTCGAGATCCTCGACGAAGCCGCCCTGGAGGAACTTGGCGCCCACAGCCTGCTATCGGTGGGCCGCGGTAGCGAACAGCCCTCACGGCTGATCGTCATGAAGTACCAGGGCGCAGAGAGCGCCGACGAGGCGCCCCACGTACTGGTGGGCAAGGGCATCACCTTCGATACCGGCGGCATCTCGCTCAAGCCCGGCGAAGCCATGGATGAGATGAAGTTCGACATGTGCGGCGCCGCCAGCGTATTCGGCACCGCCAAGGCCATGCTCGGCATTCGACCCAAGCTCAACCTGGTGTTCATCGTCGCCGCCGCCGAGAACATGCCCGACGGCCGCGCCACCAAGCCCGGCGATATCATCAAGACCCTCAAGGGGTTGACCGTGGAAGTGCTCAACACCGACGCCGAGGGCCGCCTGGTGCTGTGCGATGCGCTGACCTACGCCGAACGCTTCGAGCCTGCCAGCGTGGTCGACATCGCCACCCTCACCGGCGCTGCCATCATCGCCCTGGGCCACCACGCCACCGGCCTGCTCTCCAACGACGACGACCTGGCGCTGGACCTGCTCGACGCCGGCGAGGCCGCCTGGGATCGCGCCTGGCACCTGCCACTGTGGGACGAGTACAAGGAGCAGCTCGACTCCAACTTCGCCGACATGGCCAACATCGGCGGGCGCCCGGCTGGCACCATCACCGCAGCCTGCTTCCTCTCGCGCTTCGCCGACAAGTTCCCCTGGGCACACCTGGACATCGCCGGCACTGCCTGGACCTCGGGCAAGCAGAAAGGCGCCAGCGGCCGCCCGGTGGGGCTGCTGACCCAGTACCTGCTCGACCGCGAGGAGGAAGCGCGCCAGGTCGAAAGCGACAGCTGA
- a CDS encoding branched-chain amino acid aminotransferase produces the protein MPTAANIRDDILANPGFGRYFSDHMAHVRWTAEAGWHGHEVRPYGPLTLDPAAAVLHYGQEIFEGIKAYRHADGSVWSFRPEKNAERFRRSARRLALPELSNEDFVGSLKALLAQDHAWVPTPRNEADESSLYLRPFMIASEKFLGVRPAQEVDYYVIASPAGAYFKGGIAPVSIWLSSHYKRAAPGGTGFAKCGGNYAASLAAQKEAEKHGCSQVAFLDAAENKWVEELGGMNLFFVYKDGRLVTPRLTDTILEGVTRDSVLTLGRDEGFTPEERAISIDEWRDGVASGDIAEVFACGTAAVITPVGQLVTEDGTIQMPDAGNEIAKRLRGKLLDLQYGRAEDKHGWLTKLI, from the coding sequence ATGCCCACGGCAGCCAACATTCGCGACGACATCCTCGCCAACCCCGGTTTCGGCCGCTACTTCAGCGACCACATGGCCCACGTGCGCTGGACGGCCGAGGCCGGCTGGCATGGCCACGAAGTGCGCCCCTACGGCCCGTTGACCCTAGACCCGGCGGCGGCCGTGCTGCACTACGGCCAGGAAATCTTCGAGGGCATCAAGGCCTACCGCCACGCCGACGGCTCGGTGTGGTCGTTCCGCCCGGAGAAGAATGCCGAGCGCTTCCGCCGCAGCGCCCGTCGTCTGGCGCTGCCCGAACTCAGCAACGAAGACTTCGTCGGCTCGCTCAAGGCGCTGCTCGCCCAGGACCACGCCTGGGTGCCGACGCCCCGCAACGAGGCCGATGAATCGAGCCTCTACCTGCGCCCGTTCATGATCGCCAGCGAGAAGTTCCTCGGCGTGCGTCCGGCCCAGGAGGTCGACTACTACGTGATCGCCTCCCCCGCTGGCGCCTACTTCAAGGGCGGCATCGCCCCGGTGTCGATCTGGCTCTCCTCGCACTACAAGCGCGCCGCCCCCGGCGGCACCGGCTTCGCCAAGTGCGGCGGCAACTACGCCGCCTCGCTGGCTGCCCAGAAGGAAGCCGAAAAACACGGCTGCAGCCAGGTCGCCTTCCTCGACGCCGCCGAGAACAAGTGGGTCGAGGAGCTGGGCGGCATGAATCTGTTCTTCGTCTACAAGGACGGCCGCCTGGTCACCCCGCGCCTGACCGACACCATCCTCGAGGGCGTGACCCGCGACTCGGTGCTCACCCTCGGCCGCGACGAAGGCTTCACCCCGGAGGAGCGCGCCATCAGCATCGACGAGTGGCGCGACGGCGTGGCTTCCGGCGATATCGCCGAAGTCTTCGCCTGCGGCACCGCCGCGGTGATCACCCCGGTGGGCCAGCTAGTCACCGAGGACGGCACCATCCAGATGCCCGACGCCGGCAACGAGATCGCCAAGCGCCTGCGCGGCAAGCTGCTCGATCTGCAGTACGGCCGGGCCGAAGACAAGCATGGCTGGTTGACCAAGCTGATCTAA
- a CDS encoding valine--tRNA ligase, producing MDKTYQPEQIESRWYERWEADGRFAPSGEGEPYSIMIPPPNVTGSLHMGHAFQDTIMDTLIRWRRMQGNNTLWQVGTDHAGIATQMLVERKVAAEEGKSRHDLGRDAFIDKVWEWKHESGGHITRQLRRMGASVDWSRERFTMDDGFYKAVQEVFVRLYEENLIYRGKRLVNWDPTLHTAISDLEVENREQQGQFWHFRYPLADGVKTDAGLDYLVVATTRPETMLGDTGVAVNPDDPRYASLIGKFVELPLVGRRIPIVADEHADMEKGSGCVKITPAHDFNDYEVGRRHGLPLINVFTQDAAILPQAEAFDIQGRPLPEIDPSLPQAYAGLDRFEARKQIVADMEAAGLLEQIETVNNTLPYGDRSGDVIEPLLTDQWFVAVESLAKPAIAAVENGDIQFVPKNYENMYFSWMRDLQDWCISRQLWWGHRIPAWYDEAGNVYVARTEAEAREKHGLSADVALTQDEDVLDTWFSSGLWTFGTLGWPEQTPELATFHPSSVLVTGFDIIFFWVARMIMLTLKFTGEVPFKTVYVHGLVRDGQGQKMSKSKGNVLDPIDLIDGITLDALLEKRTGNMMQPQKAKAIAKATRDEFPEGIEPHGTDALRFTFLSQATTGRDIKFDMGRLDGYRNFCNKLWNASRYVLMNAEGQDCGAQGGEVELSLADRWIVSRLQQTEAQVTKAMEEFRFDHASQALYEFVWNEYCDWYLELSKPVLWDEGASEAAKRGTRRTLVRVLEAILRLAHPMMPYISEEIWQRVAPLAGKAAGDGSESIMAQPWPQPENHKLDEAATRDIEWLKGVIVAVRNVRAEMNIAPGKPLDVLLTKGSQADRERLEANRLFLAKLAKLESATWLDDPSEAPLSATQLVGDMEVLVPMADLIDKDAELTRLAKEIDKQDKLIGGIEKKLSNESFVAKAPEAVVEKERGKLKEYQAARAVLLEQRDKIAAL from the coding sequence ATGGACAAGACCTACCAACCCGAGCAGATCGAATCCCGCTGGTACGAGCGCTGGGAGGCCGACGGCCGCTTCGCCCCCTCGGGCGAGGGCGAACCCTACTCGATCATGATCCCGCCGCCCAACGTCACCGGCAGCCTGCACATGGGCCACGCGTTCCAGGACACCATCATGGACACGCTGATCCGCTGGCGCCGCATGCAGGGCAACAACACCCTGTGGCAGGTGGGCACCGACCACGCCGGCATCGCCACCCAGATGCTGGTCGAGCGCAAGGTCGCCGCCGAAGAGGGCAAGAGCCGCCACGACCTGGGCCGCGACGCCTTCATCGACAAGGTATGGGAGTGGAAGCACGAATCCGGCGGCCACATCACCCGCCAGCTGCGCCGCATGGGCGCCAGCGTTGATTGGTCGCGCGAACGCTTCACCATGGACGACGGCTTCTACAAGGCGGTGCAGGAAGTCTTCGTGCGGCTCTATGAAGAGAACCTGATCTATCGCGGCAAGCGCCTGGTCAACTGGGACCCCACCCTGCACACCGCCATCTCCGATCTCGAAGTCGAGAACCGCGAGCAGCAGGGCCAGTTCTGGCACTTCCGCTATCCGCTGGCCGACGGCGTGAAGACCGACGCCGGCCTCGACTACCTGGTCGTCGCCACCACCCGCCCCGAGACGATGCTCGGCGATACCGGCGTGGCGGTGAATCCCGATGACCCACGCTACGCCTCGCTGATCGGCAAGTTCGTCGAGCTGCCCTTGGTCGGCCGGCGCATCCCCATCGTCGCCGACGAGCACGCCGACATGGAGAAGGGCTCCGGCTGCGTGAAGATCACCCCGGCTCATGACTTCAACGACTACGAGGTGGGTCGTCGCCACGGCCTGCCGCTGATCAACGTCTTCACCCAGGACGCAGCGATCCTGCCCCAGGCCGAGGCCTTCGACATCCAGGGCCGCCCGCTGCCCGAGATCGACCCGAGCCTGCCCCAGGCCTACGCCGGCCTCGACCGCTTCGAGGCGCGCAAGCAGATCGTCGCCGACATGGAGGCCGCCGGGCTGCTCGAGCAGATCGAGACGGTCAACAATACCCTGCCCTACGGCGACCGCTCCGGCGACGTCATCGAGCCGCTGCTCACGGACCAGTGGTTCGTCGCCGTGGAGAGCCTGGCCAAGCCCGCCATCGCCGCGGTGGAGAACGGCGACATCCAGTTCGTGCCCAAGAACTACGAGAACATGTACTTCTCGTGGATGCGCGACCTGCAGGACTGGTGTATCTCGCGCCAGTTGTGGTGGGGCCACCGCATTCCCGCCTGGTACGACGAAGCCGGCAACGTTTATGTCGCCCGCACCGAGGCCGAGGCGCGCGAGAAGCATGGTCTTTCCGCCGACGTCGCCCTGACCCAGGACGAAGACGTGCTCGACACCTGGTTCAGCTCGGGCCTATGGACCTTCGGCACCCTGGGCTGGCCGGAGCAGACCCCGGAGCTGGCGACCTTCCACCCCTCCAGCGTGCTGGTCACCGGCTTCGATATCATCTTCTTCTGGGTCGCGCGGATGATCATGCTGACCCTCAAGTTCACCGGCGAGGTGCCGTTCAAGACCGTCTACGTGCATGGCCTGGTGCGTGACGGCCAGGGCCAGAAGATGTCCAAGTCGAAGGGCAACGTGCTCGACCCCATCGACCTGATCGACGGCATCACCCTGGACGCGCTGCTCGAGAAGCGCACCGGCAACATGATGCAGCCGCAGAAGGCCAAGGCCATCGCCAAGGCCACCCGCGACGAGTTCCCCGAGGGCATCGAGCCCCACGGCACCGATGCGCTGCGCTTCACCTTCCTCTCCCAGGCTACCACCGGGCGCGACATCAAGTTCGACATGGGCCGCCTCGACGGCTACCGCAACTTCTGCAACAAGCTATGGAACGCCTCGCGCTACGTGCTGATGAACGCCGAGGGCCAGGACTGCGGTGCGCAAGGTGGCGAGGTCGAACTGTCGCTGGCCGACCGCTGGATCGTCTCGCGTCTGCAGCAGACCGAGGCCCAGGTGACCAAAGCGATGGAGGAGTTCCGCTTCGATCATGCGTCGCAAGCACTCTACGAGTTCGTCTGGAACGAGTACTGCGACTGGTACCTGGAGCTCTCCAAGCCGGTGCTGTGGGACGAGGGCGCCAGCGAGGCGGCCAAGCGCGGTACCCGCCGCACCCTGGTGCGGGTGCTGGAGGCGATCCTGCGCCTGGCCCACCCGATGATGCCCTACATCAGCGAGGAGATCTGGCAGCGCGTGGCGCCGCTGGCGGGCAAGGCCGCGGGCGACGGCAGCGAATCGATCATGGCGCAGCCCTGGCCGCAGCCGGAAAACCACAAGCTCGACGAAGCCGCCACCCGCGACATCGAGTGGCTCAAGGGCGTGATCGTGGCGGTGCGCAACGTGCGCGCCGAGATGAACATCGCTCCGGGCAAGCCGCTCGACGTGCTGCTGACCAAGGGCTCGCAGGCGGATCGCGAACGCCTCGAGGCCAACCGCCTGTTCCTCGCCAAGCTGGCCAAGCTGGAGAGCGCTACCTGGCTCGACGACCCGAGCGAGGCGCCGCTGTCGGCCACGCAGTTGGTCGGCGACATGGAGGTGCTGGTGCCGATGGCCGACCTGATCGATAAGGACGCCGAGCTCACCCGCCTGGCCAAGGAGATCGACAAGCAGGACAAGCTGATCGGCGGCATCGAGAAGAAGCTTTCCAACGAGAGCTTCGTCGCCAAGGCGCCGGAGGCGGTGGTCGAGAAAGAGCGCGGCAAGCTCAAGGAGTACCAGGCGGCCCGCGCCGTGCTGCTCGAACAGCGCGACAAGATCGCCGCGCTGTGA
- a CDS encoding sigma-54 interaction domain-containing protein yields MASQSQGLTLEAIRPLFPLLERNSAGAILVDESSRLIWINACYCRLLGIDDPASVIGRPVGEVIPHTRMPEVVRSGQPILLDIMEYQARQLVVTRLPLHDPASGRVNGAVAFIVFDDLGPLAPLIGKYRRLQHDLAVARRALASRGSRYALADFVGASPAVLEVKRRARLAAARATPVLLLGETGTGKEVLAQAIHGDSPRGASPFVAVNVAAVPENLLEAEFFGVAPGAYTGADKRTRQGKFQLADGGTLFLDEVGDMPLALQAKLLRALQEGEVEPLGSNEIKRIDVRVIAATSRDLEAMVAEGSFRSDLYYRLNVLRIQVPPLRDRLADLGILCETLLGRIAAESGEPRAEISAEAVALLQRHDWPGNIRELRNVLEQTLALNEACSVIDVPELRAALHLPTQAGDVAMPTASVRPLAEIVAEAERTALTNALAACRGNKSRAARLLGIPRSVLYDKLSRLSVKTDI; encoded by the coding sequence ATGGCCAGCCAGAGCCAAGGCTTGACCCTCGAGGCGATCCGCCCGCTGTTTCCGCTGCTTGAGCGCAACAGCGCCGGAGCGATCCTGGTCGACGAATCGAGCCGTCTTATCTGGATCAACGCCTGTTACTGTCGGCTGCTGGGCATCGACGATCCGGCCAGCGTGATCGGCCGCCCCGTGGGCGAGGTGATCCCGCACACACGCATGCCCGAGGTAGTACGCAGCGGGCAGCCCATTCTGCTCGACATCATGGAATACCAGGCACGGCAACTGGTCGTCACGCGGCTGCCGCTGCACGATCCGGCCAGCGGCCGGGTCAACGGTGCCGTGGCCTTCATCGTATTCGACGACCTGGGCCCCTTGGCGCCGCTGATCGGCAAGTACCGCCGCCTGCAGCACGACCTGGCGGTGGCCCGGCGCGCCCTGGCAAGCCGCGGCTCACGCTACGCGCTGGCCGATTTCGTCGGCGCCAGCCCGGCAGTACTCGAGGTCAAGCGCCGTGCCCGCCTGGCCGCCGCCCGCGCCACGCCGGTACTGCTGCTGGGCGAGACCGGCACCGGCAAGGAGGTGCTGGCCCAGGCCATCCACGGCGACTCGCCGCGGGGGGCCAGTCCCTTCGTTGCCGTCAACGTCGCCGCGGTGCCCGAGAACCTGCTCGAGGCGGAGTTCTTCGGCGTTGCACCGGGGGCCTACACCGGCGCCGACAAGCGTACCCGACAGGGCAAGTTCCAGCTCGCCGACGGCGGCACCCTGTTCCTCGACGAAGTCGGCGACATGCCCTTGGCGCTGCAGGCCAAGCTGCTGCGCGCGCTGCAGGAGGGCGAGGTGGAGCCGCTCGGCTCCAACGAGATCAAGCGCATCGACGTGCGCGTGATCGCCGCCACCAGCCGCGACCTGGAAGCCATGGTCGCCGAGGGCAGCTTCCGCTCCGACCTCTACTATCGCCTCAACGTGCTGCGCATCCAGGTCCCTCCACTGCGCGACCGCCTGGCCGACCTGGGCATCCTGTGCGAGACCCTGCTCGGCCGTATCGCGGCGGAAAGCGGCGAGCCCCGCGCTGAGATCAGCGCCGAGGCCGTGGCGTTGCTTCAGCGTCACGATTGGCCCGGCAACATCCGCGAGCTGCGCAACGTGCTCGAACAGACCCTGGCCCTGAACGAGGCCTGTAGTGTCATCGACGTACCGGAGCTGCGCGCCGCTCTGCACCTTCCCACCCAGGCCGGGGACGTTGCAATGCCCACCGCCAGCGTTCGCCCGCTGGCCGAGATCGTCGCCGAAGCCGAGCGCACCGCCTTGACCAATGCCCTCGCAGCCTGCCGTGGCAACAAGTCCCGTGCCGCCCGCCTGCTGGGTATTCCCCGCTCGGTGCTTTACGACAAGCTCTCTCGCCTGTCCGTTAAAACGGACATCTGA